Sequence from the Piscinibacter sp. HJYY11 genome:
AGCTTGGACACGGTCGGATTGGTAACCACGGCTGCCGTCGCCGCGACGGGGAGATCGCTCAACCAAGAGGGAGCGTCCAACAAGCCCGTACCGATGATGATGTCGTAGCTTCGGTCGGCAAGCTCGATACCGATATGTTCGATCTTTGTTGCACCCATGCGAGCAGTGTAGCGGCGCCGTATCAGCGCTCTGGCGCGCCTGGCGACGGGTCCACAGGCGATGGGGTCAGGGTCGGGTCGATCTCACCTGCGAGCTCCAGCTGCATCAGGACAGTGTTCACCAAGGCAGCCACCGAAGGGCGCCCGGTTTCCACGGTGAAGTGGGCGAGCCGGCGATAAAGAGGGTCTCGCTGTTGGTAAAGCTCTCGCAGTTTCGCCAGAGGGTCGGCCACCTGCAGCAGCGGTCGAGAACTGTCGTGGCGCAGGCGTCGATAGAGCTCTTCGGGTGAAGAGTGAAGATAGATGACACGACAGCGGGTGTTCAGCCGCTGTTGATTTTCCGGCTTGAGAACCGCCCCACCACCCGTCGCAATGACCAGTCGCGTGGTCAACGTCAACTCGTCGACGACTGACGATTCAAGCTCGCGGAAAGCCTTCTCACCCTCGCGTTCGAAGAAACTTCGAATGGAAGTGCCGATGCGCTTCTCGATGAGCGCATCGGAGTCGGCGAAGCTCCAACTTAGACGCTTGGCAAGCTGCCGCCCGACAGTGGACTTCCCGCCTCCGGGCATGCCGACAAGCGCCAGCGCTGTGATGCCGGCGTTTCCATTCATCGCTAGGAGAGCTGCGATTGGCTAGTTGCCCGATCCCGAGGCAGCAGTGACGGTCACGATAGCGACGCGTTTCAGGTCATCCATCACGGTGACCTGTAATTCCAGACACCCCAGCGCAAAAACCGAAAATTGCTGGTTGCGGTTGGCGACAACGTACTCACCAATATGTGTCGGCGCAGTCGCACCCGGCGGGCCAAACGTAAGGGCCTGATGGTGCGGGCTTAGAACCCGATAGGGAGCCGTTCCCCCGATGACAGTAACGTCAGCGACCTTTGCATAGGTAAGGGGAGCGAGCGCGCCGGGGCAATCCGCATCGCCGCTGGCAATAGAGGCCTCATCCGGACTCACTTGAAACGTTGAACCCACTTGCCCCGCCGTGTCATCACCGCTACCGCCGCAAGCGGACAGCAGCAGCAAACCGGCCAGCGGAATCATTACGAGCTTCTTTGTCTTCGCCTTCATATGTGTGCCACCTGTATTCGAGTTTCAACGTCCCAATGCGCGGACTTTTGCTGTAACTGATATC
This genomic interval carries:
- a CDS encoding shikimate kinase; the protein is MNGNAGITALALVGMPGGGKSTVGRQLAKRLSWSFADSDALIEKRIGTSIRSFFEREGEKAFRELESSVVDELTLTTRLVIATGGGAVLKPENQQRLNTRCRVIYLHSSPEELYRRLRHDSSRPLLQVADPLAKLRELYQQRDPLYRRLAHFTVETGRPSVAALVNTVLMQLELAGEIDPTLTPSPVDPSPGAPER